Part of the Cyanobacteria bacterium FACHB-DQ100 genome, GTGATCATCATTGGTGCAGGTCATAATGGTTTGGTCTGTGCTGCTTATTTGCTCAAAGCGGGCTACACAGTTCTGTTATTGGAAAAGCGTCCGGTTCCGGGAGGAGCGGCAACGACTGAAGCACTCATTCCAGAGTTGCCAGAGTTTAGGTTTAATCGATGCGCGATCGATCATGAGTTCATTCATTTAGGCCCGGTGGTTGAGGAACTAGAACTCACGAAGTATGGATTAGAGTATCTTTACTGCGATCCAGTTGTCTTTTGTCCGCATCCTGATGGAACTTATTTTCTGGCGCATCAATCCGTTGAGAAAACTTGTGCAGGAATTGCTCAATATAGTGAGCGAGACGCTAGGAAGTACGCCGAGTTTGTGGATCTATGGCAGCGCACGATCAATGCCATGATTCCGATTTTTAATGCGCCGCCAAAGTCAATTATTGATATTGCCCGGAACTATGACGTTAAGAAGGTCAAAGATTTTCTATCCGTTGTGGGTTCGACAAACAAAGCTTTAGATTTTGTCAGAACGATGCTGTCGAGTGCAGAAGATATTCTGCATGAATATTTTGATACCGAGACTGTAAAAGCTCCTCTGGCTCGGCTTGCCGCAGAAATGGGGGTTCCACCCTCGCAGAAGAATCTAGCGATCGGAGCGATGATGATGGCAATGCGACATCATCCCGGAATGGCACGTCCGAAAGGCGGAACAGGCGCACTTACCGCAGCATTGGTGCGATTGGTAAAAAGCTTGGGTGGAGAGATCTTGACGGAACAAATGGTCAAGCAGATTTTGATTGATGACGGTCGCGCAGTTGGAGTCCGAGTGGCGACAGGTCAGGAATATCGCGCAAAACATGGTGTGATCTCTAACATTGATGCCAGAAGAGTGTTCTTACAGTTGATTGATCCAAGCGAGGTCGATGCTGCTGATGAACATTTGCGAGAA contains:
- a CDS encoding NAD(P)/FAD-dependent oxidoreductase; translation: MSNYDVIIIGAGHNGLVCAAYLLKAGYTVLLLEKRPVPGGAATTEALIPELPEFRFNRCAIDHEFIHLGPVVEELELTKYGLEYLYCDPVVFCPHPDGTYFLAHQSVEKTCAGIAQYSERDARKYAEFVDLWQRTINAMIPIFNAPPKSIIDIARNYDVKKVKDFLSVVGSTNKALDFVRTMLSSAEDILHEYFDTETVKAPLARLAAEMGVPPSQKNLAIGAMMMAMRHHPGMARPKGGTGALTAALVRLVKSLGGEILTEQMVKQILIDDGRAVGVRVATGQEYRAKHGVISNIDARRVFLQLIDPSEVDAADEHLRERLDRRIVNNNETILKIDLAMTEPLKFIHHDHKDEYLIGSVLIADSVKHVEIAHTDPAIGRIPDADPSMYIVQPTMLDPTMAPKGHHTVWIEFFAPYQVENAEGTGLNGTGWTDELKNKVADRVVDKLADYAPNVKTATIGRAVESPAELGERLGSYKGNYYHIDMTLEQMVFFRPLPEIANYKTPIENLYLTGAGTHPGGSISGMPGRNCARVFLQSKQSFLQPFRDAGSFVKSAFNR